The window tccgatttagtactagagggaggctgctctaaaaatcaaaaacaaagaaaattcagcaacgctgagtaggaaccccaaacataaactcaaaatgaatacataatcaaaattcaatcaatcatcccattggcgtatatcaaatactcgaaggagcactctcccaatagcggatggagaggctttatcctacgggatgagtttgtgttctcccaacagcggatggaggcaaactcatatcgcactcccaacagcggatagagtggtgtccctcacccgccaaagtggggacacgttcctccaaatagcagatggaggaaccgtccagccaccatgtctgacggcccgctaatccccgaagagaATCTTTCTACCTGCTCTCAGCaagaaaataacataatctcacactggtcatgtccatattgggatgaaataacacatttaaaatatctttttcaaatatcatcaatatcaaataatacaaattagccatcgattgacttgaactctagttcaattaatccaattgaactcgatttactagaacctaactgaaccgatctctaatcctcatttaactggtctagaaccaccctagactagtataatttggactagattaggttcaatttaggttaaactgacttgaataagtcaatcaattcggaatcaccttgAATCGATCTaaactaatcaagcctagtttagttcaatcaatatttaggcctaaatccaacaataatattgggctagattgggtcagcccatctactggtcatgtacaTTACACATAACTAGGCATGCATCATACAAAgctggcccagccctggcccatggactggtcaggtgcgtcgcatgtgaccgcccatgatggttgggctgggttagcctacgggccaaggcttgacccgtgggttgggcctggcctacgggcTGGGCCTAGCCTGTGAGTAATTTCAGTCCAATTTCATACCGTAACATATATATTCACTCTTGTCAGCATGGTGtaactcgttcctcccgctgctaggctcggctaggtgaggaacgaaggagagaaatccctccccttaaataggaggaggtgagcctccattaaaagaaatatatttttattttcatatttatttaatataaattatttctatttaatatactaacaaatatgatatcaccctatttggaatgcttaatagttattagcaaacaaggaaatagattaagatttcctaaattacaatgacaagtaaagaaaaaattttaattcttaacttaaatatttgatttgattacaaatACATCGGTAAGGACTAATAAAGCAAACCATGTTGCTGAGTGTCTTAAATGATGGTTATAGTGACAAACCTAAACACTGTTCATTATAAATCACTGTTTGCCAAAGAGCATCCCAAAAGTATCCAAGTATCTAACAGGAAATCATAAACATTTCCTGAATTTAAAACCATTTACTATCTGAAGTATCTGTCATGTACCCAAGAAGCATTATAcaggttgttcatgttaaacttgTCAGTTTTTGTGGAACCTTACCGAATTTAGACTAATGAAAATTTCTAGGATAGGCAGTCATAAGAATATAGCCATGGTGGATAGGCAACTATTTCTGTGGGCTTAAATGGTCATGTAACCTTGTACCAGATGTCATAAATATAACTACATAATCGATCTGGATGGAGGGAATTTGGTCATAGGTCGATATAATCATATAACTAGTAGAATCGGAAGAATGCTGTCTTTCTCGAAGTCATGATGTTATAGGCTTGTTCTTGGCATTTATTTGTATGGCATATTGCAAGCTGGATACGTGCTTCTCCCATATCAGAAGATATCTGGACTCTAGAATTGTTCTTCATGCTAGTACATGCTTCTTATCTTTGCTAGTGGTTTGTCCATTTTTGTTCTTTGTCAGCATTATCCATGCCGACAGCATTATCTAAATGATCTTGGatcattttatattattgaaCATAGGAAGAACCAAAGAGTGGATGATGGCTTGAAGTATGCAtaggttttatgttaatagataaTTGGGATTAAAACTCAGGGGGAGTTTCCGAGTGCACAGAAGGAAAAAACTAGCACTTACTAAGACAAATTAATATCATGGGACAAGGTTAAGTGGGAACTTCCTGTGACATGGCTAGTTGTTTTTCTGGGTTTCTGCATGTTGTCACCACATCAACTTATATAGAATTCTGTATGCAGACATTTGTCCTAATTAAATTGCTGATTTATCATACCTAAAATTTTCCTCTTACAAACCATCCGCTTACCTAACATTTATGTTATTACAGGTTGTGAGATTATCAGCTGCCACCCAAGATCTCCCAAGGTCCATCATCTGTAATGTCCACGGTGTAAACCCCAAATTCCTCGAGGTTGGGCAAATGAAGCATGGGTTAATAGTAGAGGGAGGTCAAAAGGCCTTTTCCAAGGGTTCCTACTTTATTGGGAAGATGGTTTGGAGTAAAGCCTATACTGAACTCCTCCAACTACTCTCACAGCACCAAAATGAGCTTTCTGATTTACGAGTAGACTTGTATGGAAACGGAGAAGACTTTGATGACATTCAAAAATCTTTCAGTAAATTGACTCTGGGTGTAAGAATTTATCCTGGCTGTGATCATGTGGATTCTCTATTTCATGAGTAAGCCCTCAAAACCTTATTTGCATCGCAtgttgcctcttcttggctacTTATTTGTGTTCGTCCAGACTGAATATATTAAACTTTGCAAGTAAATTTTTGAGTGAACGTGTTAATTTTATTCGGTTGTTATTTTATATATCCTCCAATAAGTTGAGAAATAAGCTTATCGAAAATACCCAGTTCTCTATGTATTTGTTGATCTTACATTTGTATTCCTGTTGTTTCAGCTACAAGGTGTTTATTAATCCGAGCACCACAGATGTGGTTTGCACGACAACAGCAGAAGCTCTTGCAATGGGAAAGATTGTCATCTGCGCCAACCACCCTTCGAATGAATTCTTCAGGCAGTTTCCAAATTGCCACATGTACAATACCAGCAATGAGTTTGTGCAATTAACTCTTAGAGCTCTAGTCGAAGAGCCTCTTCCCCTTACAGATGATCTTAGGCATGCACTGTCCTGGGAGGCAGCCACAGAGAGATTTGTCGAGGCCGCAGAGCTAAATGAGGTCATCCGAGAGAAAACGCTTCTCTCTCCCAAGCCTTCAATGCAAATGCCGTCTGATGACTGGAGGAAGAGTGTAGAGGAAGCATCTGCATTCTTGCACAATACCATTTCCGGGATTGAGGTCGCACGCTGTGCCTTTGGTGCGATACCGGAGACTCTGCAACCTGATGAGCAACTCTGCAAGGAGCTCGGCTTGGATTTCCCGGAACATAAGATGTTTTTCAGACATTAAATCTGCTGGTTCTTCTTACACTTGTGTCCAAATTACTTGTGTGCAAATTGTAACACGGCCTCGCATTCTTGCACTCGGATGTATCATCACTCTTGCAAATTATCACGGAGTTGCTAAAACGTAACATGTTGTTTCTTACTTACACCTTAGCTCGACTCATCTGGATTGCTGTGCTTCTTATTTTTGGTCTCAAGTCTCTCATTACAGAACTGTTGCAAGATGCTGTAAATGAACAATTAAGCATGCTGAGCGAGTCATCACTTGCATTTGGGTAGTTTGTTTTTGCTTTTCATGTTTCCATGCATATCATGAAGGGAATAGGGTGATAAATTTTGATAGGTCCAGCCAACGTAATTGTATATGGGAGGAGGCTTTACCTAATAAACTTTCTTTTTCGGTTCGCTCGGATGCGAACAATATACGGTGTAATCCATTTTAATTTCGCTCACTATAACTAAGCTAAGCTGCAGTTGCTACTCGCAAATGTTTCGGCCGACTGAATCAGCCCTGACGACTTTTCAGGGCGATGGGGCCCTTTGTATGTTCTCCAGGGCTGGTGGCTGATCCAGTCTGCGCTCGCCTCGGTCTAACCGCGGTGGTGGTTCGTTAGGCTCCAATCCTTTTCCTTTGCGGCATCATCGGactgccgtcgtcgtcgtcgtcgccaaGACGCCATCATCATCTCTCCCACATCAGATCGGATCAAGAAACGACCGATGGAACTCCCAACTCCTTctcatctcatcacatcacccaGCGCACGCGTCCAACTGGTTCGACCGGTTTCGATCTTATGTACGCTGGACTACCTAAAAGTCGACGGCATTCAGGGGGGTATTCTCATTCTTCTGTTGCATCCGCGGCTCTATCATATTGACTTCTCTCTCCCATCACTCGAATAAGGCAACCTCGTCACATCGCACGAGTCCTCCTCGAACCTCCAAACTTTCGAGGAGGTGCCTCAAAACAACGATAGTAAAAGGCATCCACTTAGCACTCAGTCACTTCTAATGATCACTAATAAATATATCACAATGTAATTTTTGTTGACTACGACGTATAATAGATATATCTCAAATCATCAGATGATTTAACATCAAAAGTCATGCTGTAAAACAAAATTATCCAGTCACAGTCTATGTTagcttgagaaaaaaaaaatttaaacaaaGCAATTAAAGATTTACAAGTTATCTAAATACAAATAATGACACTGTTTATCAGAATATTGACATTAATGGCAAAAATCCTACATATACTGGAAATTTTTCTCTCACTCCTTTTTACCTACTTTATACACTCAACAACGAGGAGGAACAAAAGAATCGACCGGTAATTCCTCTCTAATGATTAAAACAGATTCTTGTTGGTATCAAAACGATGGCCGATGATAGAAAACATTGCAGTCAGTTGCATTTCTTCTTACTACATGCACTTGAGGTCTTTAATCTatacaaagaaaacaaaatttctTGAAAGAAACAGCAGAACTCACCACCATGCAACTCCTGAGAACTGCAAACTATTCCATCTCATAGAAACTCACCAATGTGTCGAGGGCGAATGTGTAAGTTCAATACTAATTGAGCTCAGAGCATTAATTTTCTGTTGATATGCCTTGAAAAACTGATGTGTCTCGTTGGTCATGAAAACAATGCCCGCGCTGGGAACAACTCTGAAGTACTCAGGGAGAATACCACGATACGAGCCTCCATATCCTTCGGtcctaattatgtgcttgaatgttCCCAAGAGGCCAGAATTATATACACAAACCCTTCCAGTTGCCCCTTCCGAATGCATTCTTTGTCTCATGAGATGCAATGGTGAATGTCACTGTAAAATCATATTGCATATGTAAGCAAAACGGATTCTTACTGATCTGACCAAAGAAGACATTTATGACCAGCAAGGAAATGTACCAAGTTTAAGTTACAAGTAAATATAATAAACATTAGAGTTACGATGCAAAGAATCTTCAACAATAAAAAATCATGAAACCATGGAATCCATAGGATCAATTCAAATAGAAGTTTGGTTAGGCGTTTGTGCTCCAAAACTTTCAATCAAAGCACTGAAAGATAGATctgtgagtctagtttccaacgaAGCATGTTTTGcacaaatcaaagtttccaacaagaAGTTATAAACAGtttagtatcaaaatgtcaaaaattattgtccctattttgcagaatcagtAGGGTCAAATAAAACAAAAGTTTGGGCAGTCATTTGAACTCTGAATCTTTCAATCAAGGTATAGaatgaaagatctacgagtctattttcaaataaagcaAGTTTTGCTCAATCAGTATTCGTTACAAAGAGTTATAGCAAGATCAAGGAAGATAGATCATAAATCTCGAAAATTTTATATTCAAAACTTTACATCTAAAGGAGAGGGATATCAGATGCAAAGGCTAAAACTCTTCAAATTTCTCATAATCAAGGTCAAAGCAGAGATTAGAATTGTTATAGGAAAGGGTTAAAACACTTGTCTTTGAAAGATTAGATCCCAACTAAAAGAAATTGCTCCAAAACCCTATGCCCAAATCACTTccccttcttccctttcttttcctCTCTTCTCCACCGATTGATGTCTtcgttccttaagaatgaagataGAGATAAAAGGCGATGGAAGATATTTTTGTTTTTGTGCTTTTTGCAATTCACTCCTTATATCTCCCTATTTCCAACAAAAAGTTATAAACAGTTTAGTATCGAAATGTCAAAAATTactgtccctattttgcagaatcagtAGTGTCAATTAAAACAAAAGTTTGGGCAGTCATTTGAACTCTGAATCTTTCAATCAAGGTATAGaatgaaagatctacgagtctattttcaaataaagcaAGTTTTGCTCAAATCAGTATTCGGTACAAAGAGTTATAGCAAGATCAAGGAAGATAGGTCATAAATCTCGAAAATTTTATATTCAAAACTTTACATCTAAACGAGAGGGATATCAGATGCAAAGGCTAGAACTCTTCAAATTTCTCATAATCAAGGTCAAAGCAGAGATTAGAATTGTTATAGGAAAGGGTTAAAACACTTGTCTTTGAAAGATTAGATCCCAAATGAAAGAAATTGCTCCAAAACCCTATGCCCAAATCACTTCCCCTTCTTCCCTTCCTTTTCCTCTCTTCTCCACCGATTGTTGTCTTCTCaggttccttaagaatgaaggtagAGATAAAAGGCGATGGAAGATATTTTTGTTTTTGTGCTTTTTGCAATTCACTCCTTATATCATTTATATTTACAAATAGATCATTAGATTTTACAAATAGGTCATTTGAGCCCACTCAGatcattaagaaaaaaatatcccaagaaatagaatcattcctCTAGTTAACgtgatttggaagcatcattctattgatgaaattatctgggagctagaggaggaaataaaaaagcttatcctcatcttttcattgatTTAGAATCATTCCTCTAGAtataataaatttagaggacaaAATTATAAAATGTTTTGAAATGATTATAAGGacctaattataaattttaaggtCCTATTTATAAATCTGAGGATCTATTTgtaaaatttgaggacctatttgtaaatataAATGATATAAAGATTTACAAAAAACATAAAAAGACAATATCTTTCATCGCCTCTTATCTTTCCCTTCATCCTTAAGGAACCTGAGAAGGTAGCAATTGATGGAGAAGAAAGTAAAAAatgggagaagaggagaagaaggaagagaagaaggatttAGGGCTTAGGGTTTTTGCTCAAAATTCTCTTATTTGGGATCCAATCTTTCAAATACAAGTGTTCTaaccaaggtctgtcataccgaagcataccgcccgtactgggcggtacgtaccgatccgacaggttaccggcactgctatagtgctacagtactatactgtagcactactacagtatgaaaaaataaaataaaattgttcggtacaccaggtgccctgatgtaccgctcggtacaccgataccgtaccgtaccaagcccgagtcgaaacatcggtacggtacggtacgacgaaccttggttctAACTCTTTCTTACAGTGATTTTTAATCTCTGCTTTCATCTTAATTATGGATAATTTGAGAGATTATGGTCTTGCACATTATACCTATCTCATTTAGATATGAAACTGTAAACCCAAAATTtttcgagattctgacctttctgccTTGTTTTAGCTATAACTCTTTGTACCGACTTTCAATTTGGACaaaacttgttttatctgaatgtAGACTTGTAAGCCTTTCTCTTGATAGCTTACTTGAAGAATTTGGAGTAGATTTGTCTACCCAAACATCTAATTGAATCGGCCTTATGAATTTGATAAAACAGATACCAAGGTTCGTTGTACCGTACCCGTACCGACGTTTTGACCCGAGCTcaatacggtacggtaccggtgtaccgggcggtacatcagggcgtaccgagtggtatgccctggtgtaccgaataatttttttattttttcatactgtagcagtgctacagtatagtactgtagcactgtagctgtACCGGGCAGTCCGTGTACTAGtaatctgtcggaccggtacgtaccgcccggtataggcggtacacttcggtacggcagaccttgaCAGAtaccgtaatttctgacctttagttactaaattgcttgtaactctctgttgaaacTTCAATTAATGAAAAGCTTCCTTCAATGGAAACTAAACTCGTAAATCTTTCTTTTCATACCTGATTTGAAAAATTTGAAGTACATATGCCTACTGAAACATTTATTTCAATTGATCCTactgattctgcaaaacagggatgataaaTTTTGACCTTTTTATACTAAATTACTTATAACTCCTTGTTAGAAACTCAAAACTTTACAAATTTGGATTCATCTAAAAATAGACTGATATAGTTTTTTATTGATAACTTTcttgagtaatttggagcataattgattgtccaaataattcatgcaatgtgcctTACAGATTCTACCAGAATAGAATTTTCACCAATTTTGCCTATTCTCGTTCCAtctctttgaatttaaatttatctaGAATTCTTCCTTCAATTGAGTCTTATGTGAGTGCCTTGAACTCTTGCATACTCGTCTTTAATTCTTTTCATATCTAAATGCATTATGCGAAagtttatgtttgcatcgtattgtttCATATAGACACATATGTTTTCGTTGTTTCGCATATGCTTTCGATATGCGCCAATTTTTTTGCTCAcaatgtccttttgtactctggtgtttatgggataatgtgaacctcttTCCAAAAATAGGAAAGGGAGTTAtgtttagagcctacgatgctctatcggccccctTTAACTTCATCCAGAcgtaggtggatggagctcccaaacgttggagacttatgtttggtggtcatttagaaatggatagaccatattatgttatgatcccacttcaccctttgtgtttttgatatgatatccaaagcattGCTTATGAGTTTTTAtatacgctttggataaaaatgaatgcaacatcaaatatgacatttgagcttatgtttcttatttgttctttcgatatgctccgaaatatttcggagcatatcaatggcatatactccaaaatattttatatatcattcatatgctccaaaatatttcatatgatattaatatgctccaaaatgtttcatatgtcattaatatacTTCGAAATATTTtaaacaccattgatatgctccgaaatatttcatacgccgttgatatactccgaaatatttcatacgctattgatatgttccgaaatattccatgcgccattgatatgctccgaaatacttcttacgtcattgatatgctccaattactttttaCTCcacttgttatgaaccaaatatattttagATGAAATGATATTTACGATTCTATATCCAATGAGAtgatatctatgaactcttgtatccctgtCTTGCATTTTGATACGATGTTTGTTTGAAGCTATCCTCTCTCGCCATAGATATGTTAATCGCTTGCTGAGTTTTGTAACTCactctgttgctatataaatttttcagattAGCTTGTCACTCGTAAAATGTTAGAACTGGGCTGAGGCAATAGAAAGCTATTCAGAttttgggcaagtcttgttggttgataTATTGTGATTGTTGTATAAGCCTATTTTGTATATAATAAAATGTTGTCGAGGAATCTGAATTGATGTATCATGTAAAAGCTTTAAAAGGCCTCTCCCGTTTGGAATTTTGGAATATTATGTTTAGTTtacgacgatatgaacttgtggtaaatggttggtttTGCGGTTATATAGATTCTTATGCTTGCGAATTTATAAGTGGTGgtcgatgatttttttttttttgagttaaaCTTGGGTTTTAATAAATGTttaagtgatgtgatatatgattatattgCACAAGTTTTATAGATGCGAATAATGTTTAAATGCTATTTCAATGTCCTTAAAAGTTAGTTTGGATTTTGGATTTTAGATTGTGAATGAACtataatattcttgatttaaGATAGGTTCATGCCTCTTGAATGTGTAAATTTGGGGGGTGTGACAAAAGTGGTGTCAAAACCAAGTTTCGATTTTGGGACCTGTGGGTTATAGGCCCACTCAAatcattgataagaaagaaaagatcctaagaAATAAGATCATTCCTTTAGTTaaaatgatttgaaagcatcattCTATTCATGAAACTATCTGGGAGCTAGAGAAGGAAATtgagaaagcttatcctcatattTTCATTGATGGAGATATAATGAATTTAGAGGACACTTGTAACCCAGAGAGGAAGGATAGggaagataaaataaaaataaattaattggaATAAACAAAATATGTTTCAATAGAACAGAAAAAATTGCTATACGTTATCATAACTCTATCCATATAATAAACAACATAATAAAAGGAGACCCAACTATCATGCTACCAATTCACAAAGACCATTCAAGTTTAGAATCTCTATGCAGAGTTGCAGACTTGAAAAAACAGATGTCAAttaatttttacaaaaaaaaaaagttagcccTTGTAGTCAAAGGTTAAATTTATCCTCATCGGTTTCTCTGTCTCTTGCTCTCTATCTATTTCTACATAAAACTTGTTTTTCCTATGTCAGCTAACTATGCTATAAAACATTAGCCACAATCAGATAACTACCGGATCTGATTTAGTTGCATTTGAATACTACCATTGCTATCTTCTTGAACAGCAATATAGTCTTGCAGTTTTTAACAGCAGCACTGTCCTGGCTGCCTTTGACAAAAGCCCTAAATCATGTGGCAGGCCTTTCAGTCTACTACAGATCTTTTTCCTGCCTACAGTTCAGCCATCATGCCTATGCCTAGGAAAACCATGCATAAACACATTCCAAATTTCACAACCCAAATCTCTTACTGTTGATTACATCTGACTAGTCATCTTAATTAAACCATTTTTCCTTCATCAATTATAGGCACATAAATGATTCAATGTTTGCCACAAAGAGAAAATATACAGAATAACCAAATACAATCTGAAATCTGAAGAAAATAAACCTCAACTTCTTAAAAAATTGATCAGGCATGTCATCTGGCTGCACCAAATAATTTGCTAGACTATATAGCTTTATTTGGTCACACTAGATCACTTATCTGGTCACTCTGACATCAAACTCAGTTGATAATATTTGACACATACACATTGATGAGACATGGTCAACAGAATGACAAGAAATTAGTTGTACCACATCACCATGTGAGTTAAACCATTATGTAACATATAAGTCAATCCATAGCAAAATCAAAGGTAATTTTTCAAGTCCATGATTAAATGAGAAAATAGTTGCATAACTTCATCCCAGTAAAAACAAGTGCCACAAGCACCCTCAGCCTTACAGCTAAAGGAAAAGGGTATACCCACTGCACGAGACTCCCGCTAATGCGACATTTGGGGAGAATCAACATATCTCTAGATAGATAAGTTGTTTTTGTAACTCAAACCATGATTTTATAGGTTATAAAAGAGCAACCTTATCGTTGAACCAAGACCCTGTTCTCAGACTTACCTCAGCCTTACTAGTATATTTCAAAAATAACACAAGAACTAATAAGAATGCATTCTTATGTTACGAATCAACAATCATAACATAAGAAATAATATGAAGTTATTGACGTATAAACTACAAGCATAAACTTATTGATGTATCCTCATATGAAGATAATGGCAGTTAATAAGAAATAATATTCAGCCGTAACATGTATTTGTTTCAAATGATCATATGCCCAGATTGACTACATAGATCTATAATTAGTTGCTTTGAAATCCTCAAAGCTATGCACTTAGGCGCTGGCATTTTGCATCAACATGAATTAATCTTCCATTCATAATCATGACAGGTTGTAGTAATAAATTTATCTTATTTCTTTTTGAACTATTCTAATGTCAAGGTGGCCTCTATGCTGCATTATACGTTTGTTGGCAGTATACCTGTTGACGATGCTATACCAGTAAGACTTCCACGAGACAAACTAACCAAGACAGGAGAATCACATGGCCTGGTGGTAGAAAAAAGAACAGTATACCAAAATAAATCATGTTAATACTAGCAATCAAATGGAAAGATACTATCAACATAATTTAAAGTTTGCATCTTATTAATATCACAGAAACTCAATCACCTCTAAATTTGCCAATGAGATCTCAA of the Musa acuminata AAA Group cultivar baxijiao chromosome BXJ2-10, Cavendish_Baxijiao_AAA, whole genome shotgun sequence genome contains:
- the LOC135582029 gene encoding digalactosyldiacylglycerol synthase 2, chloroplastic-like, translating into MAQKQHIAIFTTASLPWMTGTAVNPLFRAAYLAKDSDWDVTLVIPWLSLKDQALVYPNKTTFSSLVEHEAYVHWWLKEKADVISGFKITFYPGKFSKEKRSILPVGDITETIPDEVADIAILEEPEHLTWYHHGRRWKTKFRKVIGVVHTNYLEYVKREKNGQIQAFLLKYVNSWVIQIYCHKVVRLSAATQDLPRSIICNVHGVNPKFLEVGQMKHGLIVEGGQKAFSKGSYFIGKMVWSKAYTELLQLLSQHQNELSDLRVDLYGNGEDFDDIQKSFSKLTLGVRIYPGCDHVDSLFHDYKVFINPSTTDVVCTTTAEALAMGKIVICANHPSNEFFRQFPNCHMYNTSNEFVQLTLRALVEEPLPLTDDLRHALSWEAATERFVEAAELNEVIREKTLLSPKPSMQMPSDDWRKSVEEASAFLHNTISGIEVARCAFGAIPETLQPDEQLCKELGLDFPEHKMFFRH